In a single window of the Acetivibrio clariflavus DSM 19732 genome:
- a CDS encoding alpha-glycosidase, with protein MLREAIYHKQYSEYAYPLDDSTLLIRIRTRKNEISTCMLYYEEKYDSSVNGKILMHKAASDELFDYFEAIICSKIKRIKYMFYLEDNYEALWFNQNGFHKHRPTWGHFSYSYLSKSDIVKGVEWFENTVIYQIFSDRFKRKDGDNNVKQGFYGGNLKGLISEFEYIKSLGIGCIYLNPVFESKSYHRYDISDYYELDPIFGDKMQLKEFIDLCHASNIKVIFDAVLNHTASDFFAFRDVVKNGQNSRYKDWFYVYSFPVSQRPKPNYECFSYFAGMPKLNTANPEVMAYLTDVLKYWTLKFDIDGWRFDVADELDRNFIRHIRRELKAIKSEIVLIGEIFDEASSWLCGDQFDSVVNYQLKALINDLFAFRSIDAELFLQRIGRYLMNHKLGVLNNMVNVISTHDTPRFLTLCGGCEKRFELATVFQFAFPGVPMIYYGDEIGMKGGDDPDCRKPMVWDNNKWNMKFLSLYKFLTDLRHKHEALRQGSFVALKVKGEKGVLAFGRKSQKEIIIIVMNTSHIKTEVNVYMDNINDGKKRALNLIDNKEVELENDTLRDFLKSYQWKIYKLE; from the coding sequence ATGCTGAGGGAAGCTATATACCATAAGCAATACAGCGAATATGCCTACCCTTTGGACGACTCTACGCTTTTAATACGAATCAGAACCCGCAAAAACGAAATATCCACTTGTATGTTGTATTATGAAGAAAAATACGATTCTTCTGTCAATGGAAAAATATTAATGCATAAGGCTGCTTCCGATGAGCTTTTCGATTATTTTGAAGCAATAATTTGTTCGAAAATTAAAAGAATCAAATATATGTTCTATTTGGAAGATAATTATGAAGCCCTTTGGTTCAATCAAAACGGATTTCACAAGCATAGGCCCACCTGGGGTCACTTTTCCTATTCATATCTCTCAAAAAGCGACATTGTCAAGGGTGTGGAATGGTTTGAAAATACTGTGATTTATCAGATTTTTTCCGACAGGTTTAAGAGAAAAGATGGGGACAACAATGTAAAACAAGGCTTCTACGGAGGAAATCTTAAGGGATTGATATCTGAGTTTGAGTATATAAAGTCTCTGGGAATAGGCTGTATTTACTTAAATCCGGTTTTTGAATCCAAATCATACCACCGATATGATATAAGCGATTATTATGAATTGGACCCAATATTTGGCGATAAAATGCAGCTTAAGGAGTTTATCGATTTATGTCATGCTTCAAACATAAAAGTTATTTTTGACGCAGTATTAAATCATACCGCCAGTGATTTCTTTGCTTTTAGGGATGTTGTAAAAAATGGACAGAATTCAAGGTATAAAGATTGGTTTTATGTATATTCCTTTCCCGTTTCGCAAAGGCCTAAACCCAATTATGAATGTTTTTCCTACTTTGCCGGCATGCCAAAACTCAATACGGCAAATCCAGAAGTCATGGCTTATCTGACCGATGTATTGAAGTACTGGACCCTTAAATTCGATATAGACGGCTGGAGGTTTGATGTTGCTGATGAATTGGATCGGAATTTTATAAGACATATACGAAGGGAATTGAAGGCTATAAAGAGCGAAATTGTGCTTATCGGTGAAATATTTGATGAGGCATCTTCATGGCTTTGCGGTGATCAGTTTGATTCAGTTGTAAATTATCAGTTAAAAGCATTGATTAATGATTTGTTTGCATTTAGGTCGATCGATGCTGAACTTTTTCTTCAAAGAATTGGCAGATATTTAATGAACCATAAGTTGGGAGTATTGAACAACATGGTTAATGTCATCAGTACCCACGATACACCAAGATTTTTAACGCTATGCGGCGGCTGTGAAAAACGTTTTGAACTTGCAACGGTATTTCAGTTTGCTTTTCCCGGAGTGCCGATGATTTACTATGGAGACGAAATAGGAATGAAGGGCGGAGATGACCCGGATTGCCGCAAACCTATGGTTTGGGATAATAACAAATGGAATATGAAATTTTTAAGTCTTTACAAGTTTTTAACAGATTTGAGGCATAAACACGAGGCTTTAAGACAGGGAAGTTTTGTTGCACTTAAAGTTAAAGGGGAGAAAGGAGTACTTGCTTTCGGCCGGAAGAGTCAAAAGGAAATTATAATTATTGTTATGAATACTTCCCATATTAAGACCGAAGTCAATGTATATATGGATAATATAAATGACGGGAAAAAGAGAGCTTTGAATCTTATTGATAATAAAGAGGTCGAATTGGAAAATGATACATTAAGAGATTTCCTTAAGTCCTATCAATGGAAGATATACAAATTGGAATAG
- a CDS encoding protein-glutamate methylesterase/protein-glutamine glutaminase yields MNQNKTSLKRKIKVLIVDDSLLFRETLAKGIAQDAAIEVVGTASDPYNARDKILEFEPDVMTLDVEMPRMNGIEFLKRLMPQYPIPVVVVSAVSDNVFNALNAGAVDFVTKPNTKSQLSMQSFINELIIKIKIASTAKVGRWKNREKVNNEIIGSKGIETNKILAIGASTGGTEAIYSVLKAMPRDLPGTVIVQHMPPVFTKMYSERLNNTCAMEVKEAETGDKVLPGRVLIAPGEHHMIIKKAGNIYVVECFKGEKVNGHCPSVDVLFESVAKVAGKNAIGVILTGMGGDGAKGLLAMRNSGARTIGQDEQSCVVYGMPKVAYDIGAVERQVSLEAIPKTVFSML; encoded by the coding sequence ATGAATCAAAACAAAACAAGTCTCAAGAGAAAGATCAAAGTCTTGATAGTTGATGATTCATTACTGTTTAGGGAAACTCTTGCTAAGGGAATAGCTCAGGATGCAGCCATTGAAGTAGTGGGAACTGCATCGGATCCCTATAATGCAAGGGATAAAATACTGGAGTTTGAACCTGATGTAATGACTCTGGATGTTGAGATGCCCAGAATGAACGGGATAGAATTCTTAAAGCGATTAATGCCTCAGTATCCAATTCCTGTTGTGGTTGTCAGTGCTGTAAGCGATAACGTTTTTAATGCTTTAAATGCAGGTGCTGTAGATTTTGTGACGAAGCCCAATACAAAAAGTCAATTGAGCATGCAGTCCTTTATAAACGAACTTATAATTAAGATTAAAATTGCTTCCACTGCAAAAGTGGGAAGGTGGAAAAATAGAGAAAAAGTAAATAATGAAATTATAGGCAGCAAAGGAATAGAAACCAATAAGATACTGGCTATTGGCGCTTCGACCGGTGGGACGGAAGCTATTTACAGTGTATTAAAAGCAATGCCCAGAGACCTTCCCGGGACAGTAATAGTTCAACACATGCCTCCGGTATTTACAAAAATGTACTCGGAGAGACTTAACAATACATGTGCCATGGAAGTAAAAGAGGCTGAAACGGGAGATAAGGTCTTACCCGGTAGAGTACTTATAGCTCCTGGGGAACATCATATGATAATTAAAAAGGCCGGTAATATTTATGTGGTTGAGTGTTTCAAAGGTGAGAAGGTGAATGGACACTGTCCCTCGGTAGATGTATTGTTTGAATCGGTTGCAAAGGTTGCCGGGAAAAATGCCATAGGTGTGATACTCACCGGTATGGGAGGAGATGGTGCAAAAGGCTTGTTGGCAATGAGGAATAGCGGTGCCCGTACGATTGGGCAGGATGAACAATCCTGTGTCGTATATGGAATGCCCAAAGTAGCTTATGATATTGGTGCTGTTGAAAGGCAAGTTTCTTTGGAAGCTATTCCTAAAACTGTATTTTCAATGCTTTAG
- a CDS encoding RluA family pseudouridine synthase: MIITYTVEQDENGKDVKYILKHRMEISNRLMQKLKYQNKIKLNQKPVFVNAIVSAGDVLEVDIDYDDEVEDLVPQDIPIDIIYEDDCLIAVNKDSNIVVHPTCLHLDGTLANAVAHHMMKKGMAKKIRPVIRLDRNTSGIIIFAKNSYTQESLIRQMNKRIFQKEYIGIVHGRVENPKGTIDLPIERKEGSIMIRHVSPSGDKSVTHFETLEILKNASLLKFRLETGRTHQIRVHCQAIGHPLLGDTMYPYLDISQRPNISNRIENDRVIYELGNTISDNSFPIAQTTHTSLPVDIIERQALHSFRVEFIHPITKKTLQLVAPIPKDIDKALEILRK; the protein is encoded by the coding sequence ATGATTATAACATATACCGTTGAACAGGACGAAAACGGCAAGGATGTAAAATATATATTAAAGCACAGGATGGAAATTTCCAATAGGCTTATGCAAAAACTTAAATATCAAAACAAAATAAAGCTGAATCAAAAACCTGTTTTTGTAAATGCCATAGTTTCCGCCGGAGATGTGCTTGAAGTGGACATTGATTATGATGATGAAGTTGAAGATTTGGTTCCTCAGGACATTCCCATAGATATTATCTATGAGGATGATTGTCTTATTGCCGTAAATAAAGACTCAAATATTGTGGTTCATCCCACATGTCTGCATCTTGACGGAACCCTTGCCAATGCAGTTGCCCATCATATGATGAAAAAGGGTATGGCAAAAAAAATCCGGCCGGTCATCAGACTTGACAGAAACACTTCCGGGATAATAATATTTGCCAAAAACTCTTATACCCAGGAATCGCTTATACGCCAGATGAATAAAAGGATTTTCCAAAAAGAATATATTGGAATCGTACATGGTAGGGTTGAAAACCCAAAGGGTACCATTGATCTTCCCATAGAACGAAAAGAGGGAAGCATAATGATAAGACACGTTTCACCTTCCGGAGACAAATCGGTAACCCATTTTGAAACCCTTGAAATCTTAAAAAATGCCTCTTTGTTAAAATTTCGTCTGGAAACCGGAAGAACACATCAAATAAGAGTGCACTGCCAGGCCATTGGACATCCTCTATTGGGTGATACCATGTATCCTTATTTGGATATTTCTCAAAGACCAAATATTTCGAATCGTATTGAAAATGATAGAGTAATTTACGAATTGGGCAATACTATTTCCGACAATTCATTTCCTATTGCCCAAACCACTCATACTTCTCTACCCGTTGATATAATTGAAAGACAGGCACTTCATTCTTTTAGAGTGGAATTTATTCACCCTATAACCAAAAAAACTCTTCAACTGGTTGCGCCTATTCCCAAAGACATTGATAAAGCTCTGGAAATATTGCGAAAATAA
- a CDS encoding M56 family metallopeptidase, whose amino-acid sequence MKHELIHYKHHDILYKAVFFLARSVHWFNPFVRLMNFYANIALESYCDDCVVKNKDISFRENYGKVILASKKGGKRAGTAFSTYFSSNFKTVKTRIANIFDMRSRRNGVPAAVIMLALVVISSSLVACKPEQFDLSSLNPTNTKNSVNQENTASSDYTDETEAVPNLENRSEFSFNILHILNFL is encoded by the coding sequence TTGAAGCATGAACTTATTCACTATAAACACCATGACATTTTATATAAAGCTGTTTTCTTTTTGGCAAGGTCCGTTCACTGGTTTAACCCCTTTGTCCGACTGATGAACTTTTATGCAAATATAGCTCTTGAAAGTTATTGCGATGATTGCGTTGTTAAAAATAAAGATATCTCTTTTAGGGAGAACTACGGCAAAGTAATACTTGCTTCCAAAAAAGGCGGAAAAAGGGCCGGTACGGCTTTTTCTACATATTTCAGCAGTAACTTTAAGACAGTGAAAACCCGTATAGCAAACATATTTGATATGCGTTCCCGCAGAAACGGTGTTCCTGCAGCTGTTATTATGTTGGCTTTGGTAGTGATTTCAAGCAGTTTGGTAGCGTGCAAGCCGGAACAGTTTGATTTAAGCTCTTTAAATCCTACAAATACAAAGAATTCAGTAAATCAGGAAAACACAGCGAGTTCGGATTATACAGACGAAACAGAAGCTGTACCCAATTTGGAAAACAGGAGTGAGTTTTCGTTCAATATCCTGCACATTCTAAATTTTCTTTAG
- a CDS encoding MerR family transcriptional regulator, giving the protein MEILKDRYTITELSERLGVTDHALRYYEKEFNLNIPKDSRGRRYYTPEYANIMFKIKTMRDDGLEIKAIKKILESENIVDPPPVVTDNTFNTLTPVYSEETMLDIKNFFNEFGEQLTKSFSTEISSAKEQIKNEICKTKLELGACMDNSLRKIESKLDKHFENIDRSLSLWREKNKRSFFSRISKAILRKKSI; this is encoded by the coding sequence GTGGAAATTCTCAAAGACAGATATACCATAACTGAACTAAGTGAACGTTTAGGAGTAACCGACCATGCTTTAAGATACTATGAAAAGGAATTTAATTTAAACATCCCAAAGGACAGCAGAGGCAGGCGTTATTATACACCGGAATATGCCAATATCATGTTCAAGATAAAGACTATGAGGGATGACGGTCTTGAAATTAAGGCAATAAAGAAAATTCTTGAGTCGGAAAATATTGTTGATCCGCCACCTGTTGTAACCGATAACACATTTAATACTTTAACTCCAGTATATTCAGAGGAAACCATGCTTGATATCAAAAACTTTTTTAACGAGTTTGGCGAACAACTTACCAAAAGCTTTTCAACTGAGATAAGCTCTGCAAAAGAGCAGATAAAAAATGAAATCTGCAAGACCAAACTTGAACTCGGTGCTTGTATGGATAACAGTTTAAGAAAAATTGAATCAAAACTGGACAAGCATTTTGAAAATATAGATCGTTCTTTGTCTTTGTGGCGTGAAAAGAATAAAAGAAGTTTCTTCAGCCGCATTTCAAAAGCAATATTGAGAAAAAAATCGATATAG
- a CDS encoding PAS domain-containing hybrid sensor histidine kinase/response regulator, with translation MKKRLLFLLVGNNKKLIEDIDKALKQTDFEFYIENVTNEAELEKSFKVKSFDMVLFDIDSDISYQEFIGEKKDSGEQVPFVAILSRDSFDRVYSLMKDGFDNYCFKEDIKFLAFVVYKEITSAVKNKGLDSFERELVKEIERLTVTIESIGDGVITTDQYGNIIMINKAAIEITGWSRNEAIGKPLNTVFNIFDKRTGNPAESPFERVMKERLSLGLKENTVLISKEGRELYVSANTAPIVDAEDTVIGAVVVFRDITRIKKNEEELRKLSMVVKHSPSLVLMADADGNVEYANPKFIEVSGYSLEEIKEKGFFGFAENENISLEDMAGETDWHGEFKLRKKNGEITWQLAAVSAIRNSDGIITNWLGISEDITERKKYEDKLANEQRNLQTIFNTAPVGMLIVDSQRQVKKANYAFANIIHKTMDKICGKKVGEVICCKNFNSCGQCGENEECSKCKFRQGLYRIIDKKSRMYRKEFSYSIRNGERNEVLWISINAVPVILDEEACALIVIEDITSKKKVEEALEWSRNFYIKLFEEFPGLIWLSRKDGVPNYFNKTWLKFTGRKIEDELYGRWIENIHPDDVERFKKVFNKALSEQKPFEIQFRLKRADGEYRWIVNDGRPFSNLEDNFAGFIGVCTDVTEQRQVTEKLRKAKEAAEAASRSKSEFLANMSHEIRTPLNGIIGMLNLTLQSNLTDDQRENLDIASSCADLLLSVINDILDYSKIEAGKMTIDSIEFDFYQLLDHTFKTHILKAREKSLKYRYQIGEGIPRLLIGDPKRIQQVLNNLISNAIKFTDFGMVNISANIVQKEGEKLLIRFDVSDTGIGISEEEMQRLFKSFSQVDGSITRKYGGTGLGLVISKKLVEMMNGEIYVESEKNKGSVFSFTVWLTAKQSSQNEEPQNKDSGMKKIQRNFSTLVIEDINTYLENYDYDLEELLKGEIEDSYTKYLNKLNNAIGACNAELTEKIAALIKEVANRKENSKVKSLAFKIQLMARRNDFEAIRTYYDLLCKEVKTKDQRGV, from the coding sequence TTGAAAAAAAGGCTGTTGTTCTTATTGGTCGGAAACAATAAAAAACTGATTGAAGATATTGATAAAGCTTTAAAGCAGACAGATTTTGAATTTTATATAGAAAACGTAACTAATGAGGCTGAATTGGAAAAATCTTTTAAGGTTAAAAGTTTTGATATGGTTTTATTTGATATTGATTCGGATATTTCATATCAAGAATTTATTGGTGAAAAAAAAGATTCTGGTGAGCAGGTTCCTTTTGTTGCAATTTTAAGCAGAGATAGTTTTGACCGAGTTTACAGTCTTATGAAAGATGGTTTTGATAATTATTGTTTTAAAGAAGATATTAAGTTTTTAGCATTTGTTGTGTATAAAGAAATTACTTCTGCTGTAAAGAATAAGGGATTGGATAGTTTTGAAAGGGAGCTGGTAAAAGAAATTGAACGTTTGACAGTTACTATAGAAAGTATAGGAGACGGAGTTATAACTACCGATCAATATGGAAACATAATAATGATAAATAAAGCTGCCATTGAAATAACAGGTTGGTCAAGAAATGAAGCTATAGGAAAACCTTTGAATACTGTATTTAACATATTTGATAAAAGAACAGGAAATCCTGCGGAAAGTCCTTTTGAACGGGTAATGAAAGAGAGACTTTCTTTAGGCCTTAAGGAGAATACTGTTCTGATATCAAAAGAAGGAAGAGAATTGTATGTATCGGCAAATACTGCACCTATAGTAGATGCGGAAGATACAGTTATCGGGGCGGTTGTAGTTTTCAGAGATATTACAAGAATTAAAAAGAATGAGGAAGAGCTGAGAAAACTGTCGATGGTTGTGAAACATAGTCCAAGTTTGGTACTGATGGCAGATGCTGATGGAAATGTGGAATATGCAAATCCTAAATTTATAGAAGTATCGGGATATAGTCTGGAAGAGATAAAGGAAAAAGGCTTTTTTGGTTTTGCTGAAAATGAAAATATAAGTCTTGAGGATATGGCAGGAGAAACCGATTGGCATGGTGAATTCAAATTAAGAAAGAAAAATGGGGAAATAACATGGCAATTGGCAGCTGTTTCTGCTATAAGGAACTCGGATGGGATTATCACAAACTGGCTGGGGATTTCGGAAGATATAACCGAAAGGAAGAAGTATGAAGACAAGCTGGCCAATGAACAGAGAAACCTTCAGACTATATTTAATACTGCACCGGTAGGCATGTTGATTGTAGATTCACAAAGGCAAGTTAAAAAGGCAAATTATGCTTTTGCCAATATAATACATAAGACTATGGATAAAATCTGCGGTAAAAAAGTCGGTGAAGTAATTTGCTGTAAAAATTTTAATTCCTGCGGCCAATGCGGTGAAAATGAGGAATGCAGTAAGTGCAAATTCAGACAAGGACTCTATCGCATTATCGATAAAAAGAGCAGAATGTATCGAAAGGAATTCAGTTATTCCATAAGGAATGGTGAAAGAAATGAAGTTTTATGGATATCGATTAATGCAGTACCTGTAATACTTGATGAAGAAGCATGTGCGCTGATTGTTATAGAAGATATAACCTCGAAAAAAAAGGTAGAGGAAGCATTAGAATGGTCGAGGAATTTTTATATTAAGCTGTTTGAAGAATTTCCCGGATTAATTTGGCTGTCGAGAAAAGACGGTGTGCCGAATTATTTCAATAAGACATGGCTAAAGTTTACCGGTCGAAAGATAGAAGATGAATTATACGGAAGATGGATTGAAAATATACATCCCGATGATGTTGAAAGATTTAAAAAAGTCTTCAATAAAGCCCTCTCAGAACAAAAACCTTTTGAAATTCAATTCCGATTAAAAAGAGCCGATGGCGAATACAGGTGGATAGTTAACGATGGAAGGCCTTTTTCAAATTTGGAAGATAATTTTGCAGGTTTTATTGGCGTATGTACTGATGTGACAGAGCAAAGACAGGTGACAGAAAAACTTAGAAAGGCAAAGGAGGCAGCAGAAGCTGCCAGCAGGTCAAAGAGCGAGTTTTTGGCCAATATGAGTCATGAGATAAGAACACCGTTAAACGGAATAATCGGAATGTTAAATTTGACCTTGCAGTCGAATCTGACCGACGATCAGAGAGAGAATTTGGACATTGCAAGTTCGTGTGCCGATCTTCTCTTAAGTGTTATCAATGATATTTTGGATTACTCAAAAATTGAAGCCGGAAAAATGACTATAGATTCAATAGAATTTGATTTTTACCAACTTTTGGACCATACTTTTAAAACTCATATATTAAAGGCCAGAGAGAAAAGTCTTAAATACAGATACCAAATAGGGGAAGGTATACCAAGACTGCTTATCGGTGATCCGAAAAGAATTCAGCAGGTGTTGAACAACTTAATTTCCAATGCCATTAAGTTTACCGATTTCGGAATGGTTAATATTTCGGCAAACATTGTCCAAAAAGAAGGTGAAAAACTTTTAATAAGGTTTGATGTATCGGATACCGGAATAGGTATCAGTGAAGAAGAAATGCAGAGGCTGTTTAAGAGTTTCAGTCAGGTTGACGGTTCCATAACCAGAAAATATGGCGGAACAGGATTAGGACTTGTTATATCCAAGAAACTGGTTGAAATGATGAATGGCGAGATTTATGTTGAAAGTGAGAAAAACAAGGGCAGTGTTTTCTCATTTACAGTGTGGCTTACTGCTAAACAATCCAGTCAAAATGAAGAGCCGCAGAATAAAGATTCTGGTATGAAAAAAATTCAACGCAATTTTAGTACATTGGTTATAGAAGATATAAACACATATTTGGAAAATTATGACTATGATTTGGAGGAATTGTTAAAAGGTGAAATCGAGGACAGTTATACCAAGTATTTAAATAAATTAAACAATGCCATTGGGGCTTGCAATGCGGAATTGACTGAAAAAATTGCAGCTTTAATTAAAGAGGTTGCAAACCGAAAAGAGAACAGTAAAGTAAAAAGTTTGGCATTTAAAATACAGCTAATGGCAAGAAGGAATGATTTTGAAGCAATTAGAACTTACTATGACCTGCTTTGCAAAGAGGTAAAAACAAAAGATCAGAGAGGTGTGTAA
- a CDS encoding aminotransferase class I/II-fold pyridoxal phosphate-dependent enzyme, giving the protein MKLLRLKRMRGNERMIQELLKKEFNIDSKVLECINSAQEEVKGEFQKIDSVRECNQLKVIKAMQMNNLSDSHFHGTTGYGYGDKGRDVLDSVYKDVFKAEDALVRHQIVSGTHALALCLFGNLRPGDELLCVTGKPYDTLEEVIGIRGEGGGSLKEFGITYSQVELLDNGKPDLDSIGKSINDRTKMVLIQRSRGYAWRQSLLIEDIEKTISFIKGIKKDIIVMVDNCYGEFVEEREPIEVGADLAAGSLIKNPGGGLAETGGYIVGTKECVDKAAYRLTTPGLGKEVGSSLGHNRLMFQGLFMAPHVVAESLKGAVLCSAVMKRLGFETSPDISDRRGDIIQAVKFNNPDSLIAFCQGIQKGSPVDAYVTPEPWDMPGYDCPVIMAAGAFIQGSSIELSADAPIKPPYIAYMQGGLVYEHVKLGLMIAIQNMVDRKLISAL; this is encoded by the coding sequence ATGAAATTATTAAGATTAAAAAGAATGAGAGGAAACGAAAGAATGATACAGGAATTGCTGAAAAAGGAGTTTAACATAGATTCGAAGGTATTAGAGTGCATTAATTCGGCACAGGAAGAAGTAAAAGGTGAATTTCAAAAAATTGACAGTGTAAGAGAGTGCAATCAGTTAAAAGTTATAAAAGCAATGCAGATGAATAATCTGAGTGATTCCCATTTTCACGGAACAACGGGATATGGTTACGGTGATAAAGGCAGAGATGTTTTGGATAGCGTGTATAAGGATGTTTTCAAGGCAGAAGATGCTCTTGTAAGGCACCAGATAGTTTCTGGTACCCATGCTTTGGCACTATGCCTTTTTGGCAATTTAAGACCGGGGGATGAACTGCTTTGTGTAACAGGCAAGCCCTATGATACTTTAGAGGAAGTTATCGGTATAAGGGGAGAAGGTGGAGGCTCTCTTAAAGAATTTGGTATTACATATTCCCAGGTTGAGCTTTTGGATAACGGGAAGCCGGATTTGGATTCAATCGGAAAGAGTATAAATGACAGAACAAAAATGGTGCTTATTCAGAGGTCGAGGGGTTATGCCTGGAGACAATCTCTTTTGATTGAGGATATTGAAAAGACTATAAGTTTTATAAAGGGTATTAAGAAAGACATAATTGTTATGGTAGACAACTGCTATGGAGAGTTTGTGGAAGAGCGTGAACCGATAGAGGTAGGAGCCGATCTTGCCGCAGGATCACTTATAAAAAATCCCGGAGGGGGATTGGCCGAAACCGGCGGTTATATTGTTGGGACTAAAGAGTGTGTAGATAAAGCTGCTTACAGACTTACCACACCGGGGCTGGGAAAAGAAGTGGGCTCTTCTTTGGGACACAATCGCCTTATGTTCCAGGGACTTTTTATGGCACCCCATGTTGTGGCAGAAAGCCTGAAAGGTGCTGTGCTTTGCAGTGCAGTGATGAAAAGACTTGGATTTGAGACAAGCCCCGATATAAGCGACAGACGGGGAGATATTATTCAGGCGGTTAAATTTAACAATCCGGACAGCCTTATTGCATTTTGTCAGGGAATTCAAAAGGGCTCACCGGTAGATGCCTATGTTACTCCCGAACCTTGGGACATGCCAGGGTATGATTGCCCTGTTATTATGGCTGCAGGTGCATTTATACAGGGGTCTTCCATTGAGCTTAGTGCCGATGCCCCCATAAAGCCTCCCTATATTGCTTATATGCAGGGTGGGCTGGTCTATGAGCATGTGAAGCTTGGATTAATGATAGCCATTCAAAACATGGTGGACAGAAAATTGATTTCGGCTCTCTAA
- a CDS encoding response regulator → MRVLIAEDDFASRKFLYKFLSNYGECDMTIDGEETLEAFSMAFDEGMPYDLICLDIMMPKMDGIKVLKNIREMEDERGIDEKDRVKIIMTTALNDVKNVFDSFESGCQAYAAKPIDTQKLVEVMKKLGFSL, encoded by the coding sequence ATGAGAGTACTTATTGCAGAAGATGATTTTGCCAGCAGAAAGTTTTTGTACAAGTTTTTATCCAACTATGGTGAATGTGATATGACCATTGATGGAGAAGAAACATTAGAAGCTTTTTCTATGGCCTTTGATGAAGGAATGCCTTATGATCTTATCTGCCTTGATATAATGATGCCAAAGATGGATGGGATTAAGGTATTAAAAAATATTCGTGAAATGGAAGATGAGCGGGGAATTGACGAAAAGGACAGGGTTAAGATAATAATGACCACTGCTTTAAATGATGTAAAAAATGTATTCGATTCCTTTGAAAGCGGATGTCAGGCATATGCCGCCAAGCCCATTGACACTCAAAAGCTTGTGGAGGTAATGAAAAAATTAGGCTTCTCCCTCTAG
- a CDS encoding BlaI/MecI/CopY family transcriptional regulator: protein MEKFKRLPDSELDIMLVIWEAKEPVSRAYIEQQIKKKKKIAATTVLTLLSRLCDKGFVSCEKKGNMNLYTAIVNDQDYKNSESRSIIKKLYGNSLKTFVASFCMDNKISDDQLNELQAFLDQLKERRK from the coding sequence ATGGAAAAATTTAAACGGCTTCCGGACTCGGAGCTCGATATTATGCTTGTTATATGGGAAGCAAAAGAGCCTGTGTCTAGAGCATATATAGAACAGCAAATTAAAAAGAAAAAGAAAATCGCTGCCACTACAGTGCTTACTCTGCTTTCACGTCTTTGTGACAAAGGGTTTGTATCTTGTGAGAAGAAGGGCAATATGAATTTATACACAGCTATAGTAAATGATCAAGACTATAAAAACAGTGAAAGCCGCTCGATAATAAAAAAGCTTTACGGCAATTCACTCAAAACCTTTGTTGCATCTTTCTGCATGGATAATAAAATAAGCGATGATCAGCTCAATGAACTTCAGGCTTTTTTGGACCAGCTTAAGGAGCGACGAAAATAA